The Funiculus sociatus GB2-C1 genomic interval CTTTTTCTGGGAATTTATCGAATTATTCTTCCCCGAAGTCTCTGCATACTTAGAAAGAGAACCAATAACCTTTTTGCCGCAGGAAATATTTACAGATGTGACATCAGGCGATCGCCGCGAAGTCGATTTAGTGGCAAAATGCCAATTTAGGGGTAAAGAGTCATGTTTTCTAATTCATGTCGAGAACCAATCTCAATCACAAACAGATTTTAGCGAACGGATGTTTTTTTACTTCGCTCGTTTGTATGAAAAACATCGCTTACCTGTGTACCCAGTCGTAATATTTTCTTTCGATTACCCTCTGGAGGAGCAGCGAAATTTTCATCGAGTCGAGTTTCCTGACAAAGTAGTGTTAGATTTTAACCACGCTGTCATCCAGCTAAATCGACTCAACTGGCGAGATTTTTTGCAGCAACCTAACCCAGTAGCCGCTGCATTAATGTCTAAGATGCGAATTGCCCGGAAAGATAGAATTAGAGTCAAGTTAGAATGCCTGCGTTTGCTGGTAACGCTGCGTTTAGATCCCGCAAGGATGCAGTTGATTTCTGGGTTTGTGGACACCTATCTGCGGCTGAATGCAGAGGAAGAAAGGCAGTTTCAAGCCGAGATTGTTAGGATTGAACCAGTCGAACGGGAGGAAGTTATGGAAATTGTCACAAGTTGGATGGAGCAAGGAATCGAGCAAGGAATCGAGCAAGGAATCGAGCAAGGAATCGAGCAAGGAATTGAGCGGGGAAAACAGGAACTTGTCCTGCGTCTGCTCAATCGTCGGTTTGGTACACTTGACCCGGAATTTCAACAACAGATTTCTCAGTTACCAGTGGCACAATTAGAAAATTTGGCAGAGGCTTTACTGGATTTTTCAACTGTCGATGATTTGCGTAATTGGTTGAGTAATAATTAGGCGAATGGGAAGACAGAAGAAGGCTAATTGCTAATGGTAAGAAGAAACAATTAGCAATTAGTTGTTTTGCATTTTACCTATGAAGTTCGTCTGGCAAGTTGCGCGATCGCATCCGCCAACTTAGATGGCTCAACAGGCTTGGGGATATGCCTCTGAAAGCCAGCTGCCATAGCAAAAGCGCGATCGCGATCGCTGGCGTAAGCCGTCAGGGCCACAGCGGGAATTTCTCCCCCAGCCTGGGAGTCGCGCATCCTGATTTTACGAATTAGAGCATAACCATCCTCTTCCGGCATCCCAATGTCGCTCACCAAGACATCTGGCTGCCAATCTTCCAGTGTCTGGAAGGCTACGATTGCTGATTCCACTGCCGTCACTTCGGCTCCCCACTCCTCTAGCGCTACCTTAATAACCTCGCGAGTGTCCGCCTCGTCATCCACAAGCAGCACCCGCAAACCTTTGAGGGAGATTGAGGATTGGTGATTGGTGATTGGGGTAGGGCGTGAGTCTTTCTGCGTCCCTAATCCCTTATCAATGAGTGGCACTATCACCGTGAAAGTCGATCCTTTGCCTTCGCCGGGGCTGCTGGCGCGAACGGTTCCACCGTGCAACTCCACCAAGTGGCGGACAATAGCAAGACCTAAACCTAGTCCGCCGTGCGATCTTGTAATTGAACTATCGGCTTGGCGGAACCGCTCAAAAACGTAGGGTAAAAAGTCAGGGCTAATACCTTTCCCCGTGTCGCTAATTGTAATTTGAGCATAGTTGTTCGTTGGCGTTGGAACGCTGTTAGAACCTGACAACTCTTCCCTGACAACTGACAACCGAATCTCCACCTTCCCGCCTTCAGGGGTGAACTTAATCGCATTAGAGAGTAGATTCCAGATGATTTGCTGTAAGCGATCGCTATCGCCCAACACTGCACCCACCGAGGGATCGAGTACACTCTCAAGCCGAACCGATTTGGACTCAGCAGCGGGGCGCACGGTATCAAGCGCCAGATTAATCAGCGGTGTCAGTTCCATCGGGCGAATATTCAGGCTAAACTTACCCCGAATAATTCGCGAGACATCCAGAATATCGTCAATCAGTTGCGCCTGAGATTTAGCATTGCGTTCGATAGTCTCCAAAGCCTTAGCCGTGGTTACTTCGTCAAACTTGCGAGAACGGAGCAATTTAGCCCAGCCCAGCATTGAGTTAAGCGGCGTGCGGAGTTCATGGGAAACCGTCGCCAGGAAATCATCCTTCATGCGGTTCGCCGCCTCTGCGTCGGCGCGTGCAGCTTGTTCGCGAAAGAGCAAATCATCCTTGATTTGGTTAGCAGCTTCCAGTTGCGCCGTGCGTTCGATGACTCGCTGTTCCAGTTCGGCGTTCATAGTGCGGATTTTTTCTTCCGCCTGCTTGCGGTCTGTAATATCGCGACTTACGACTAAAGCGGATGCGATCGCGCCTTCCTTATTTAACTCTGGCACCACACGCGATTGAAAAGTGCAGAGTCCGTTTACCGTCTCAGTCTCGAATTCAATTGCTTGTTCTTCACCTGTTTCAAAGACTTTTCGTAGCGTTTTTTCCCACAATTGCGACAACTCTTCTGGTGAGCCTAGTTCCGGGGGAGACTTGCCAATGAATGCGTTTGATGGCATTCCACTTATCCGCTCCACTGCTGGATTCACGTAAACATAACGCATTTCTCTATCTAGACGCATAATCGCATCCGGCGCATTTTCCAGCAGTGCTTTGAATTCCTGCTGGCGACGATAAAGCTCCTCCTGTGCTTGCTGGCGCTCTACGATTTCATTTTCCAGTTTTCCATTAGTTTCTAACAGTTGCCGGGTACGTTTTTGAACCCGTTGTTCTAGAGTTTCGTTAGCTTGTTTGATTTCTTGAAATTTTTCTTGGAGCGCGATCGCCATCAACTTGAAGTTGTGAACTAGAGAACTTATCTCCGCCACTTGGCTGTTGGGCCAATTAATTGCTTCTCGTTCCCAGAGTCGATTTGGCAAGTCAGTAGTCACCCCTGCCAATTGCAACAATGGGCTAACTAATCCGCGACTTAGAAAAATCGCCAGGATCAGCGCCACCATCGCAATTAATATCATGAGCGCTAGAGCAATAATATAAATGCTCTCTAGGTAATTTACTTGTTTTGCGGCGGGTATTTCTACCACCAAAGTCCACGGAATATTGCCGCCAATGGGAATCTCTTCGACGTAAAAAGAGTTTCTCCGCTGCATTATAGGAGGTGAGTTTCCTTTAGGTGGCAGCCACTGATATATAGCGCCATTAATTTCCTTTATCTCTCCACCTCTCCTGCGGTCGAAGCGTTCCATTACCACTCGTTCCGACTGAGTGCTGGCAATAATAAAACCTTTAGTATCAACTAGAGTTACTTGCATATCCTGAGCAATAATATTGTTTTTGAGTAATTGGCTGATGTCTGGCAAATCCAGGGAAGCAAAGGCAATCCCACGAAATCGATTTTCTCCAAGCACGGGTACGCCTAAATCAATCTGAGGAATCAACAAGTCACTATTAGCATAAACTTCGCTCATTACAGGTTGCAAAGCTGTTTTTATGGCGTTAAAGATGTAATTATCGCTGAGGTTTACGCCAATCTTTAAAGTTTTCTCTTTATTTGTGGTTGGGGAAGCAGCAATGATGCTACCTGCCTCATTAACCAAATATATGTTGTTAAAATTTGGGGATGTTTGCTGTAGAATTTCTGTATTTTCCTGCAATCGGTCTGAAGGTGCCATATCCGACTTAGCAGCGAACTTTGCTAAAGCGCTAAGTGCATTCAAATTTTCCTCGTGCCAAAATATCAGTTCAGCAGCTACCTGTTGAGAAGTTGCTGTTAGTTCAGCTTGAATTATATGGGTTCTGTTGTCAAGTACACGCTGGTTTTCCAAAACCATCAGCAGAATTGTTGGAAAAAAAACAAACGCTACCAATAAATTCAATAAAATCTGCCTCAGGGAAAGAGCCTGTTTTACTTTACGGCTTTTTACCCATTTATGAATTGGCAAGCAGGTAATAATTAGGCTGGAGACTAAAGCATTAAAAATGCCGTTTACAGCCTGCTTTAACATAATTAAACTGGTTGGTATGGCAGGCATATCCATAATGGTGCCATAGAATATCCATACTAAAGGCATTCCAATCAACACCCAATAAATCCCATCCAGTAGAACCATATTCTGGTTCTTGCGCCGCAACAGCAAGCCTACAAATAAAGCTTCGCCAGTAGCAATAATTGCTGCATAAGGATGATTCCAAAATAAAATTGTGTAAGATCCAGCAATGATAGCGGCTATGGTACCCCACAGGGTTCCGAAGAGACGCACCACAATCAAAACAGCAATGCTACCAAATAGAAAATCTACTCCAAAAAAGAGTGGTAGGCTGAAATAATTACCTACGTAACCTGCTGTTATCAAAATTACCAGTAACAGGGCGGATTTTTTAAAAAAGGGAAATAATGGCATCTCCCGCAACTTATTATTTAACATCGTTACAGTTTACAGCGCCCATTTTTCCGTGAAGCACACCAAAAGGAGGAATTACCTGCTTTTGGCATTTAACTTTACATTGACTAAGCTATTCCTACTTTTGTTTTTGACTATTTTTTCCAAAGCGGGTTTCCTGCAAAGTAGTGCCGATCCCTTGGATAACACCGCGACCTACTAAACCAATGGCTCGCCCAATTACTTGTGTTAAAATATAGACAACGCCGCTGCCTAAAAAAGCAACGGTTGCTCGGATACGAGGCGCGATCGCATCCCGGGTTTCTAGCAGCAGCGTAACCGCTAGTTGCAAGCCTGTTAGTTGTTCTAACTCAAATGCGCGAGGCGCATAAATAGAGACTTTTTTGATACCGATACCATTCAAAGTCAATAAAATATATCGGCTTTCAAAAATTGCCTTTGGCTCCTCAATATTAATTTCTCGACGATACTTCCAACTCAACTCATTACGAAACCGGGCAATTTCCCGCGATGAAATCAAGCGACGGGTATAAAAACCTTGTTTAATCGCTTCCACATCGGCAAAATAATTTAGAAGTGGTTGCACTACGCTATTTGCAACTTGAATTACTAAATTCTCTAAGATAAATTCTATATGTTGCCTTGCTTCTGGTGTTCCATAGGGATAAACAGCATTCTCGATTGTAAGTGGAGTCTGAAACAGTAAATGCGTAATCATCTCCCCTATAAAAGGAATTTTATCCAAAATAGATGATTGAACAATTAGTACGTCTCGCAGTAAAGTATTAACAATGTCTACTTCTAAATTGCCAATTGGCAGCGTGTAGTATTTGCCAAAGAAATCAGTAGTAGACTGCTGCCACAAATCTCGTAAAATAAGAGAACGCTTTTGCGCGATCGCTTCCGGCGGCACCTGAGAAAGGCGCAATTCATCTAAGACATCCTGCAATTTATCCAAAATCAGATAAAGCAATTCCCGTTTTTTCTCATCTCGCAGGATATCAATTTCCAACGGAGCGCCAGTCAAGTTTTGCACGCCATACTGGATCTTGTTCAAAGTAGAGCTGAGTGCTGAAGGCTGAGGACTGAGTGCTGAGGGCTGGGGATTCACAGGCGGGACATCTGTGCTACGGGCTGGGGTGGTGGTGAAAAATAGATTCTCCTTGGTCTTCCTGGTCGCCTCTGGACTTCCTACCACTGGCAATAGCTGATTCACTAGCCAACGCGATGCTCGGAGTTCTCGCAGCCTTCCTGTTAAAATCAACCAGTCTAGATTGGAAAGATTAGGATTTTGGATTTCGGCTGCTACTTGAGCGATCGCTTCCTCAATTTGCCCTAGTCCAGACTGCCGCATTTGCAGCAACAATAATGAACGATTTTTCTGTGTGACACCTGAACCCCTTACAGAAGGGATATTTTGCGTCTGTACAAGTTCTGACCAATATGCTTCGCCAGAGGCTACCTGACACAAAACTTGTGCTATTACCGAGATGTCGGTTCCTTTGAGGCAATAGCCATCCGCACCTGTAGCTTTTGCGGCTGCAAGCTGGGCTGGTTCCTGAACCCAAGTCAGGAGAAACACTGGCAAGTTGGGATACTGCGCCTTTAATTCCCCACACAGCTGCAACCCAGGCGACCGATCCGACCCAGAGGAACCTAAACCTAGTTCTAACACTACCAAGTCCGGGGTGTTTTCTGTCCCAGTGCTACTTAACAGCCTCTCCAAGGCGGCTGCGCCAGAATCTGCTTGGGCGACGACTTGCAGGGCGGGAAACGGCTCCAGCGCCATCCGTAGACCAAGCCGGAAGATTGGGTCATTATCAATCAAGATCAGTTTAAACGGGCGAGCCGCTCGTTGGGCATCCAGTTGGCGATCGCTCATCAAAAACCTCCTTATTCACGCCGCAATCCCCTGCTATAACAGATTACTCATTTACAGGGAGAATCGGCTAAAGTGCTAAGCGGATCGAGGCAAATCAGTATAAATTTACCGGGAATACCCGAAACTAGGTTTCTGTCCTAGAATTTTCCTAATTTAAACATGATTCCTATATTTAAGGGAAATTTATCTCCATTCATTAAAAAAATTGTTGTTTATACCTAAATTATTGAAATAATATTCAATCGTGCTTTTTCTACAACAACATCATCTAGTGAATAAATGTTGTTCAAAGCTGAGAACCTTGATGGAGTCTTGGTTTGAGCTAAGAGCGGTAGCACATAAAAAAAGCATAAAACGTAAATCCCTTCTCCTAACGTATATCTATGGTTATATTTGTTCTCAGTGTAATTTATAACTTGAGAGCCACGTTTAGATGCGATATTTTTCGTAATCTGAAATACATATAGAAAGCCGAAACCGAATTTATTCCGTTGTATTCTCTCAAGGAGATATTCAGATTATGGCAATCAAAATTGTCAAATCAAGTCTCATGGCACTGGGTATTTTTTCTGCCATTTCTCTATCACCGCTATTATTTAACGGTGGACGTGCAAATGCTCAGACACGTTACCCGGAGATAAATCCAGGGATGATGAATGAGGCTCCAACTGATATTAATCGTAGTAATAATCAAAGACCAAAGGAGTTGAATTTCGATTCAACTCCTTATGCTCAAAATCCACTAGATCCAACTGGGCGAAATGAGGGGCCAACTGCGCCTCTTGAAAGGGCTACACCCACCGCATCTAGTCCGATCACAGGTTATATTCCTAAGACAGCTCCACTGCTGAGCTATGGTAGCCGAGGAGCAACAGTTATTGAAGTTCAAAGTGTACTGACACAACAGGGACTCTATAATGGCCCGATTGATGGCATTTATGGGCCAGAGACGCAAGCCGCCGTCAAAGTCTTTCAGGAGTCAGTAAACATAACTCCTGATGGCGTGATGGGACGTGGGACTTGGGACGCTATGATCAAGAGATTGCAGCAGGGTTAAGATGTAGAAAATATCCATCTTCAGGGCAAAGATGGATATTTTCAGTTATTATCCTGGGATTGGGAATCACTCTCAGAAAAGTCTTCTGTTGGTGAAGCCGCAGCCTCAGCAGCCCTTCGTCTTGCCTCCCAAATCGCATTTCGTTCCGCATCCCAGCGAGCGATCGCGCCTTGAGCTTCCCGATAAAGCGCCCTACCAGAACGAATCTCAGAAGCCTTATTAATCGCACCAGTCAACCGTCCCTCAGCCGCCAGAGCAACCGCCGCGTCGAGAATGGGCATATCTTCAGTAGTTTGAATTTGTGTCACCCATTCAGTCAGCGCCGCCTGTGCTTCTGGATATAAAGCCCGTCCGGGGCTAATTTTTTGAGCAGCTTCAACAGCAGCTTTGAGATTTCCCTGAGTCGCCAAACCCTTTGCCAAATTCAAGATTGGCTGATCTTCCATCGTTTGGACTTTTTTAGTCCATTGAGCGATGTAGGTTTGTGCTTCTATCCGCAAAGGCTGACCCTGTTTAATTTTACTCGCCTCGGTAACAGCAGCCTTTAAACTTTCCAGTGTTCCTGGTGTCGCCAGTTGTCTAGCGGTTAATAAAGCCGTTCTGTCTTCAATCTGTTGAATTTGCTTGCGCCAATGAGCAATTAAAGTTTGGGCTTGTAAGCGTCCGGGACGCTCAGGCGCGATCGCAGAAGCTTGGTTAATTGCCAGTTGGAACGCCAACGGTTGATCGAAATTGGCTATGGTTTCGGCATAGTGCATATGGACGCGATCTTGCAAATTATTAGCCCAAGTTTTGGCTGTATCTTTTGCATTCTGATAAAGGGGGCTTTTTGGCGAAATCTCGCGCACACCCGCTTTCGCTTCTAAAAAGCTGAAAATATTATCTTGTTGGGCAATAACATAAGAGCGACCGAGTTTAATCCAATCTTGAGCTTCTGTATAAACTGAAGCATCAGAGGGAACCAGCTTGGCAGCAGTCAACGCACCGTCATAATTTTCTTCCTGAAAGCGTTCGGCTGCAATTTTCAGCAATTCCTGACTCCAGAGATTTCTATCAGCTTGCGCCTTGGGTTTGACGTAGCTTTTCGAGTCTACTTTTCCCGCCAAAGCGATCGCTTGTGCCAGATTCTCACTCGTCTTTCTATCGGCGAATTTTCGCGCCTCTTCCAACTGCTGCCAAGCGTTTTTTTCTAACGACATCCGATCGACGTGTCGCTCGATTAGTTTGTCATCCCAGTAAGGGCTATTTAACGCAGATAGATTTTGTATTAGTTGGGAAGCCTCAAACCATTTTTGCTCTTTTAAAGCAACATGGAAATTTTTACTAATTTCCTCGCCCCGTCGCCATTCTAATTGCCATTGTTGCATCCTCTCTTTCACCTGGGGATGAAAAGGACTTGAGGAAGGAATCTTGCGGGCAATAGCGATCGCTCCGGCTAAATCTCCCTCGTCAAATTTTGCCTGAGCAAACCCTAAAATTGATTTCGACCACTCCTCCATCATCCCCCGCGCTTGAGAGTAGAGCGAGTGATCCGGCGGTAAACTTTGAACAAACGTTATTGCTTCGAGCAATTGATCTAACTTACCAGTCTCGGCCGCCTGCTGAGCGCAAAACAGCCGATCCGTTTCCGGAGCTATAGGCGAGATATTTTTGCAGTTAGCCTGCGGCGGTATCGTTGCCAGCCAAAAGAACGCCCCTGCTACCGTCCCTCCCAAACCTAACAAGAGAGTTAACCAAAACAACCACAAACCCGATAAGCCGCAACGTTTTTTAGGCGATGCCATAGAGGTTTGGATAACCTCAACATTAGATTCAATTTCTGGAGAATCGTCATCCTTAACACTCGTGGCAGATCCTTTGGCATTCGGGACAACTCTGATCACCAGTTTACGCCCTTGCCCAGAGCGCAACCTATTAGCTGCTCGTACTTGAAATTCTTGTAACTGTCTTCTCACAACCACTACCCTTGAGTCCTGTCCTTATTCTGCGTTCTGCAACAAAAAGCGATGCCAACTTTATCTGGATTTAAATCGTCGCTACTGTAAAGGGTCTAAGACTGATAATAAAAGTTTTGAGATTCTAGAGCCTAAACCTTTATGCTGGAATTTAGGATTAGAGCCACAGATTTCCCGCTTGAATGCCTCTCCCCCGCTTGAAGCCGTCTGTAATTTCAATTTAACGAATGTCCCTCCTGAACCCTTTTACCCCCTCTCCCCCTAAAACCGGAAAAAGGCGCTCCTCCCAACCTCCTAGCAATAAAATTTCCTTATCTTTCCCCAGCTGGCGAACCAGATGGAGAGCGTGGGGGGCGGCAAAAAGCTTTAAGAAGGATTCTTCATTTTTGCCTTTTGCCTGTCTAGCCCCATTGGGTTCACATTCACTTATGCCTTCCTCCAACTTTCTCCCGGCAAAACTTTTACTCAAGCGATCGCTGCTGCCCTTTAACATAACTAAGAAGAGGCATATTGATTTATTTCCTTTGATAGAGGTGCCATGAGCCTGAGCATTCGGCATTGGCTGGCGGAGCGCCAGATTGAACTGGCGACCTTGAGGCACCCCGGCACGCAAATCGCCGGAATTGCCTTTCGCATTGCACAGGACATGGAAGTTAAGAGCCTGACACCTTTTGATATCAGCGCCTTGGCAGAAGTCCTAGAACTGCCCCTGAGAACCGCGAGTCTAGTGGCAGGAGTAGTTTCCCAGCTGAGTGTTGGGTTGCTGCACATTCTAAGTCAGAAAAAGCCCCTCAAGCGCAACGAAGGTACTTGGCTCACCTTCCAAATTGCCTATATTAATGCTTTACAAGGCATTTTAGAGCAAGAATCTTTACTTAGAAGGCCGTGGCTATCCCGTGCCGGGATACCAGGGGGCTCGGAAGACTTGTATGGGCAGGTGTGGGATTCACCCCTGGCTGATGTCCATTTGCAAGCTTTTCTAAAAACCCTGCGCCCCGGACGCTTGAGCGATACTCAAGCAGAACAAGCCCTGTTGCAAATTGGCAACTCGTTTCTAGTGCAGCAGATGAACAGCACCTGCATCGCCTGGTTGATTGCCAATGGTGCGGAGGAAACAGAAGCTAAACTGATTACCCAACGCTTGGTTAATGGACTGCCTGGTTATCTGCTGGAAGCGATCGCCCAAAATGCTCTCCCCTTGGCACAACTACAAAAGTTTGTCCAGTTGGGAAGTTTAGTAACTGGTTATGATAACATCCCAGCGTCAGCAAGCAACGATCAGAGTTCTCGGTTCTCAACAACTCTTAATTCTGAGGAACCGGAATTAAATTTCCCCCCCCAATCCTTTCCTCTCAACCGACACCGGGAAAGCTATCGGGCGGCGCTACTCCAATCTCTCTCAAACCCGTTACTGGCAGAACCCTTTTCTTTAAAAGATTTATACGTGCCGCTAAAAGGCAAAGAGGTATTAGTTACAACTAAGCAGCCTTTGGGGAAGGCTGCGATCACTAATGACGCTTCGCCACCAGTTGATTTAATGGAGTGGGTGACGCTGCAACTGGAGGATAAGAAAACTATTACCGCGATCGAAGCCGATCCGGGTATGGGCAAAACCAGTTTCTGCCAGATATTCGCAACACACGTTGCCCAGCAACTGTATCCCAAGTGGATGCCAGTGTTAATCCGCCTCAAGGATGCCACTTTAGGGAAAACTCTAGAAGAAACATTGAATTCCGCCTTCCCCTTGGGCAGATTCAAAGATGCAGATGGTTGGTTCTCAGTGCTGCATCCTCCCTGCTTGTTGATTCTGGATGGCTTAGATGAACTGCCCCGCTCAGATCGCACAGGATATCATTTCGCTGCCTTCCTGAACCAGGTAACTTCGTTTCAGGCGCGATCGCTCTCCTTAACCAAAGGTACTCCTCGCCACAAAATTATTCTCACCAGTCGCCGGGGAATCGGGGAATGGGGTAAGGGAAGCGAAGAAATTCCCTACTCTCTATTCCCATTGATGCGGCGAATAACCATCCAGCCGCTAGAACAAGATGAATTTCGCCAGTGGTTCAAGAATTGGGCGAAACTACAATCAAAAGCGATCGCACAGGGATATTTTTCTTTTTTAAAACAAAGAAGTGCTTTTACTCCAACTCCAGAAAGAACCCCAGGCGGTGCTAGTTCAGTAGCTAACACTCTTGTCGGACAGCCTTTAATGCTTTATCTGATGGGTGTTTTACATCGAGATGGTTTGCTAGACGACAGCATTTTTCATCGGGCATTATCCGAGGTCAAATTTGAAATTTACGACCGGATTTATTCTTGGCTGTTAGCATACCCAGATGCTGGCAATACCACCATACCTTTTGTAGTAAAGGAAGGTCTAGCCCATGCCTACCGCAGTACGGATGCGATCGCTAATCTCTTAGCCAACCGTCGCCCCGAAGACGTGCGCCAAGTAATGCAAGTTACAGCACTTTCGATTGTGCAAACCTGTAAAAACAAGGTGACGCAATCAGCGCTAAAGTCGAAGCACTTAGAAGACAACTTACCAATATTTTTCTTCCAAATCCCCAATTCCCAATCCCCAATCTCCAGCATTGAGTTCTCCCATCCCAACCTGGGAGAATACCTCTGTGCAGAAGAAATTGCCCTCCAGTTGCAAGCCCTCACCGATCAATTTCAAGATACCTACGGTGAACTCAACTTTACAATCAAATCCTCACTTGCTGTAGCCCAGCATCTTTACCAATTACTAGGTTATGGCTTGTTGTCAGTTGAAATAGAAGAAATGGTGGTTGAGCGGCTGCGGCGACAGCAAGAACGCAAAGAAGTACACTTTAGTTTAGGTGCGCTGTTTAAACGCCTTTATCGCTTCTATCGCGCTTACTGTCGGGGTCGCTGGCTGGATGAAGGAATTGCCCATCAGGTTTATGCCCAGTTTCAAGCACTGCACAACCCCCTAAAAGTGCTGCAAATCGATGCTGCGGTTGGGGTGAATGTATTTTTGCTGCTGTGCGCGATCGCCCGCCAAAGTCGAATTCCCTTTTTGCCTTGCGGCGATCCCAACCAGCCTCTTGATTTTGACCCTGACGCCTTGCTGAGTTTCATCGGTCGCACCGCTGTTCTGTCTCCTACAGCTTTCTGGGAACGGGCGCGACACAACCTTTTGCAAGTGCAACTTACTGCTGCCTACTTAAATCATGCCTGGTTTGCAGATGCTAACTTGCAACAAGCAAATTTGTCCTGGGCTGATTTAACT includes:
- a CDS encoding DUF4351 domain-containing protein, with product MIDHDRLFKELISTFFWEFIELFFPEVSAYLEREPITFLPQEIFTDVTSGDRREVDLVAKCQFRGKESCFLIHVENQSQSQTDFSERMFFYFARLYEKHRLPVYPVVIFSFDYPLEEQRNFHRVEFPDKVVLDFNHAVIQLNRLNWRDFLQQPNPVAAALMSKMRIARKDRIRVKLECLRLLVTLRLDPARMQLISGFVDTYLRLNAEEERQFQAEIVRIEPVEREEVMEIVTSWMEQGIEQGIEQGIEQGIEQGIERGKQELVLRLLNRRFGTLDPEFQQQISQLPVAQLENLAEALLDFSTVDDLRNWLSNN
- a CDS encoding NACHT domain-containing protein, whose product is MSLSIRHWLAERQIELATLRHPGTQIAGIAFRIAQDMEVKSLTPFDISALAEVLELPLRTASLVAGVVSQLSVGLLHILSQKKPLKRNEGTWLTFQIAYINALQGILEQESLLRRPWLSRAGIPGGSEDLYGQVWDSPLADVHLQAFLKTLRPGRLSDTQAEQALLQIGNSFLVQQMNSTCIAWLIANGAEETEAKLITQRLVNGLPGYLLEAIAQNALPLAQLQKFVQLGSLVTGYDNIPASASNDQSSRFSTTLNSEEPELNFPPQSFPLNRHRESYRAALLQSLSNPLLAEPFSLKDLYVPLKGKEVLVTTKQPLGKAAITNDASPPVDLMEWVTLQLEDKKTITAIEADPGMGKTSFCQIFATHVAQQLYPKWMPVLIRLKDATLGKTLEETLNSAFPLGRFKDADGWFSVLHPPCLLILDGLDELPRSDRTGYHFAAFLNQVTSFQARSLSLTKGTPRHKIILTSRRGIGEWGKGSEEIPYSLFPLMRRITIQPLEQDEFRQWFKNWAKLQSKAIAQGYFSFLKQRSAFTPTPERTPGGASSVANTLVGQPLMLYLMGVLHRDGLLDDSIFHRALSEVKFEIYDRIYSWLLAYPDAGNTTIPFVVKEGLAHAYRSTDAIANLLANRRPEDVRQVMQVTALSIVQTCKNKVTQSALKSKHLEDNLPIFFFQIPNSQSPISSIEFSHPNLGEYLCAEEIALQLQALTDQFQDTYGELNFTIKSSLAVAQHLYQLLGYGLLSVEIEEMVVERLRRQQERKEVHFSLGALFKRLYRFYRAYCRGRWLDEGIAHQVYAQFQALHNPLKVLQIDAAVGVNVFLLLCAIARQSRIPFLPCGDPNQPLDFDPDALLSFIGRTAVLSPTAFWERARHNLLQVQLTAAYLNHAWFADANLQQANLSWADLTGTNLAAANLQQANLSWANLAGANLSGANLSGAKLEGADLSGANLLKTNLTQANVNHACLFEALLDDQNHHFARKNGAIFSLEEFQAYRQSLAYFPSMGSNQTKVETESTAFPIESAEGEPFLPDDQESESEEDETVVADTYGMEGSTLPNEDPTDADYQYRDETAIAENPLNRN
- a CDS encoding DUF3685 domain-containing protein yields the protein MSDRQLDAQRAARPFKLILIDNDPIFRLGLRMALEPFPALQVVAQADSGAAALERLLSSTGTENTPDLVVLELGLGSSGSDRSPGLQLCGELKAQYPNLPVFLLTWVQEPAQLAAAKATGADGYCLKGTDISVIAQVLCQVASGEAYWSELVQTQNIPSVRGSGVTQKNRSLLLLQMRQSGLGQIEEAIAQVAAEIQNPNLSNLDWLILTGRLRELRASRWLVNQLLPVVGSPEATRKTKENLFFTTTPARSTDVPPVNPQPSALSPQPSALSSTLNKIQYGVQNLTGAPLEIDILRDEKKRELLYLILDKLQDVLDELRLSQVPPEAIAQKRSLILRDLWQQSTTDFFGKYYTLPIGNLEVDIVNTLLRDVLIVQSSILDKIPFIGEMITHLLFQTPLTIENAVYPYGTPEARQHIEFILENLVIQVANSVVQPLLNYFADVEAIKQGFYTRRLISSREIARFRNELSWKYRREINIEEPKAIFESRYILLTLNGIGIKKVSIYAPRAFELEQLTGLQLAVTLLLETRDAIAPRIRATVAFLGSGVVYILTQVIGRAIGLVGRGVIQGIGTTLQETRFGKNSQKQK
- a CDS encoding peptidoglycan-binding domain-containing protein, whose translation is MAIKIVKSSLMALGIFSAISLSPLLFNGGRANAQTRYPEINPGMMNEAPTDINRSNNQRPKELNFDSTPYAQNPLDPTGRNEGPTAPLERATPTASSPITGYIPKTAPLLSYGSRGATVIEVQSVLTQQGLYNGPIDGIYGPETQAAVKVFQESVNITPDGVMGRGTWDAMIKRLQQG
- a CDS encoding ATP-binding protein; its protein translation is MLNNKLREMPLFPFFKKSALLLVILITAGYVGNYFSLPLFFGVDFLFGSIAVLIVVRLFGTLWGTIAAIIAGSYTILFWNHPYAAIIATGEALFVGLLLRRKNQNMVLLDGIYWVLIGMPLVWIFYGTIMDMPAIPTSLIMLKQAVNGIFNALVSSLIITCLPIHKWVKSRKVKQALSLRQILLNLLVAFVFFPTILLMVLENQRVLDNRTHIIQAELTATSQQVAAELIFWHEENLNALSALAKFAAKSDMAPSDRLQENTEILQQTSPNFNNIYLVNEAGSIIAASPTTNKEKTLKIGVNLSDNYIFNAIKTALQPVMSEVYANSDLLIPQIDLGVPVLGENRFRGIAFASLDLPDISQLLKNNIIAQDMQVTLVDTKGFIIASTQSERVVMERFDRRRGGEIKEINGAIYQWLPPKGNSPPIMQRRNSFYVEEIPIGGNIPWTLVVEIPAAKQVNYLESIYIIALALMILIAMVALILAIFLSRGLVSPLLQLAGVTTDLPNRLWEREAINWPNSQVAEISSLVHNFKLMAIALQEKFQEIKQANETLEQRVQKRTRQLLETNGKLENEIVERQQAQEELYRRQQEFKALLENAPDAIMRLDREMRYVYVNPAVERISGMPSNAFIGKSPPELGSPEELSQLWEKTLRKVFETGEEQAIEFETETVNGLCTFQSRVVPELNKEGAIASALVVSRDITDRKQAEEKIRTMNAELEQRVIERTAQLEAANQIKDDLLFREQAARADAEAANRMKDDFLATVSHELRTPLNSMLGWAKLLRSRKFDEVTTAKALETIERNAKSQAQLIDDILDVSRIIRGKFSLNIRPMELTPLINLALDTVRPAAESKSVRLESVLDPSVGAVLGDSDRLQQIIWNLLSNAIKFTPEGGKVEIRLSVVREELSGSNSVPTPTNNYAQITISDTGKGISPDFLPYVFERFRQADSSITRSHGGLGLGLAIVRHLVELHGGTVRASSPGEGKGSTFTVIVPLIDKGLGTQKDSRPTPITNHQSSISLKGLRVLLVDDEADTREVIKVALEEWGAEVTAVESAIVAFQTLEDWQPDVLVSDIGMPEEDGYALIRKIRMRDSQAGGEIPAVALTAYASDRDRAFAMAAGFQRHIPKPVEPSKLADAIAQLARRTS